One part of the Entelurus aequoreus isolate RoL-2023_Sb linkage group LG05, RoL_Eaeq_v1.1, whole genome shotgun sequence genome encodes these proteins:
- the pls3 gene encoding plastin-3 isoform X2, producing MSGKISKEEQEEMREIFEKTDLDHDGFISDYELNEVLKDAGHPLPGYMVREIIHKLDRNRDSKISFIEFLSIVQELRGSEIAKTFRKVINRKQGITAIGGTSELSSEGTQHSFSEEERFAFAKWINTALENDPDCQHVLPMDPSTDSLFKSVADGILLCKMINQSVPDTIDERTINKRKLTPFTTQENLNLALNSASAIGCHVVNIGALDLRAGKPHLVLGLLWQIIKIGLFADIELSRNEALAALLRDGETLEDLMKLSPEELLLRWANFHLENAGQPRINNFSSDIKDSKAYFHLLNQIAPKGTEENQPYIDVNMSGYNERDDLKRAEAMLQQADKLGCRQFVTPSDVVSGNPKLNLAFVANLFNKYPALTKPENTDIDWNMLENETREERTFRNWMNSLGVNPNVNHLFLDLQDALVILQLYEKIRVHVDWNNKVNRPPYPKLGTNMKKLENCNYAVELGKKANFSLVGIGGQDLNDGNNTLTLALVWQLMRRYTLNVLEGLGEGQKVNDDIIVKWVNKTLADAGKRTKISSFKDKEISSSLAVLELIDAIQPGSIHKELIKTSQLSEEDKLENAKYAISMARKIGARVYALPEDLVEVNPKMVMTVFACLMGRGMNRV from the exons ATGTCTGGAAAAATATCAAAAGAGGAGCAGGAGGAAATGCGAGAGATATTTGAAAAGACTG ATCTGGACCACGACGGCTTCATCAGTGATTATGAGCTCAATGAAGTCCTCAAAGATGCCGGCCACCCTCTGCCTGGTTACATGGTCCGAGAGATAATCCACAAACTTGATCGTAACAGGGATTCTAAGATCAGCTTCATTGAGTTCTTGTCG ATTGTCCAAGAGCTCAGGGGCAGTGAAATTGCAAAAACCTTCCGGAAGGTCATCAACCGAAAACAAGGCATCACTGCTATTGGAGGAACATCAGAGTTGTCAAGTGAAGGAACGCAACACTCCTTCTCTG AGGAGGAGCGTTTTGCTTTTGCAAAGTGGATCAACACTGCACTGGAAAATGATCCTGACTGTCAACATGTCCTACCCATGGATCCCTCCACAGACTCTCTGTTCAAATCAGTCGCAGACGGTATCTTACTCTG CAAAATGATCAACCAGTCAGTGCCAGACACTATAGACGAGAGAACCATAAACAAGAGGAAGCTGACGCCGTTCACAACACAG GAGAATCTCAACTTGGCGCTGAACTCCGCCTCTGCCATCGGCTGCCACGTTGTGAACATTGGCGCCTTAGATCTGAGAGCCGGCAAGCCCCATCTGGTGCTGGGTCTGCTGTGGCAGATCATCAAGATTGGTTTGTTTGCCGACATCGAGCTCAGCAGAAATGAAG CGCTGGCGGCACTACTGAGAGACGGCGAAACCTTGGAGGACTTGATGAAGTTGTCCCCAGAAGAACTGCTGCTCCGCTGGGCTAACTTCCACTTGGAGAATGCTGGCCAGCCAAGGATCAACAACTTCAGCTCTGACATCAAG GACTCCAAAGCCTACTTCCACCTCCTAAACCAGATCGCACCAAAAGGCACAGAGGAAAACCAGCCCTACATAGACGTCAACATGTCAGGTTACAAT GAGAGAGACGACTTGAAGAGGGCAGAAGCTATGCTGCAGCAGGCCGACAAGCTCGGCTGCCGACAGTTTGTCACCCCAAGCGACGTCGTCAGCGGGAATCCCAAACTCAATCTGGCCTTTGTGGCCAATCTGTTCAATAAATATCCTGCTCTGACCAAGCCTGAAAACACGGACATTGACTGGAACATGCTAGAAA ATGAAACAAGAGAGGAGCGAACATTCAGAAACTGGATGAACTCCCTGGGCGTCAACCCAAATGTCAATCATCTGTTTTT AGACCTACAGGATGCGTTGGTCATTCTCCAGCTCTATGAGAAGATTAGGGTGCATGTCGACTGGAATAACAAAGTCAACAGGCCGCCCTACCCCAAACTGGGCACCAACATGAAGAAG TTGGAGAACTGTAACTACGCTGTGGAACTGGGCAAAAAAGCCAATTTCTCCCTCGTCGGCATTGGTGGGCAGGACTTGAACGACGGCAATAATACGCTGACCCTGGCGCTGGTGTGGCAGCTAATGAGAAG GTACACATTGAATGTACTGGAGGGGCTGGGTGAAGGTCAGAAGGTCAATGATGACATCATTGTCAAGTGGGTCAACAAAACATTAGCAGACGCTGGAAAGAGGACCAAGATTTCAAGTTTTAAG GACAAAGAGATCAGCAGCAGTTTGGCTGTTCTCGAGCTGATCGACGCCATCCAGCCAGGCAGCATCCACAAGGAGCTAATTAAAACGAGCCAACTCTCTGAAGAAGACAAGCTAGAGAATGCCAA ATACGCCATCTCCATGGCGAGGAAAATTGGAGCGCGTGTTTACGCCCTGCCAGAGGACCTTGTGGAAGTCAATCCCAAAATGGTGATGACAGTTTTCGCATGCCTGATGGGCCGAGGGATGAACCGAGTCTAA
- the pls3 gene encoding plastin-3 isoform X1: MSAEKRTPLPKTLSPQHPPSNSPMVGGDATSGRAKQPSARLLLTRSEGGNTESWTLSGISGAPRSQLSLTDHPQVNHRNMSGKISKEEQEEMREIFEKTDLDHDGFISDYELNEVLKDAGHPLPGYMVREIIHKLDRNRDSKISFIEFLSIVQELRGSEIAKTFRKVINRKQGITAIGGTSELSSEGTQHSFSEEERFAFAKWINTALENDPDCQHVLPMDPSTDSLFKSVADGILLCKMINQSVPDTIDERTINKRKLTPFTTQENLNLALNSASAIGCHVVNIGALDLRAGKPHLVLGLLWQIIKIGLFADIELSRNEALAALLRDGETLEDLMKLSPEELLLRWANFHLENAGQPRINNFSSDIKDSKAYFHLLNQIAPKGTEENQPYIDVNMSGYNERDDLKRAEAMLQQADKLGCRQFVTPSDVVSGNPKLNLAFVANLFNKYPALTKPENTDIDWNMLENETREERTFRNWMNSLGVNPNVNHLFLDLQDALVILQLYEKIRVHVDWNNKVNRPPYPKLGTNMKKLENCNYAVELGKKANFSLVGIGGQDLNDGNNTLTLALVWQLMRRYTLNVLEGLGEGQKVNDDIIVKWVNKTLADAGKRTKISSFKDKEISSSLAVLELIDAIQPGSIHKELIKTSQLSEEDKLENAKYAISMARKIGARVYALPEDLVEVNPKMVMTVFACLMGRGMNRV, encoded by the exons ATGTCTGCGGAGAAAAGGACACCATTGCCGAAAACCCTCTCGCCACAGCATCCTCCGTCCAACAGTCCAATGGTAGGCGGCGACGCCACGTCAGGGCGGGCCAAGCAGCCCAGCGCCAGACTACTTTTGACTCGGAGTGAAGGAGGCAACACGGAGAGCTGGACGCTGTCTGGAATTTCAGGCGCACCAAGA TCCCAACTTTCTCTGACTGACCATCCTCAGGTCAATCACCGAAACATGTCTGGAAAAATATCAAAAGAGGAGCAGGAGGAAATGCGAGAGATATTTGAAAAGACTG ATCTGGACCACGACGGCTTCATCAGTGATTATGAGCTCAATGAAGTCCTCAAAGATGCCGGCCACCCTCTGCCTGGTTACATGGTCCGAGAGATAATCCACAAACTTGATCGTAACAGGGATTCTAAGATCAGCTTCATTGAGTTCTTGTCG ATTGTCCAAGAGCTCAGGGGCAGTGAAATTGCAAAAACCTTCCGGAAGGTCATCAACCGAAAACAAGGCATCACTGCTATTGGAGGAACATCAGAGTTGTCAAGTGAAGGAACGCAACACTCCTTCTCTG AGGAGGAGCGTTTTGCTTTTGCAAAGTGGATCAACACTGCACTGGAAAATGATCCTGACTGTCAACATGTCCTACCCATGGATCCCTCCACAGACTCTCTGTTCAAATCAGTCGCAGACGGTATCTTACTCTG CAAAATGATCAACCAGTCAGTGCCAGACACTATAGACGAGAGAACCATAAACAAGAGGAAGCTGACGCCGTTCACAACACAG GAGAATCTCAACTTGGCGCTGAACTCCGCCTCTGCCATCGGCTGCCACGTTGTGAACATTGGCGCCTTAGATCTGAGAGCCGGCAAGCCCCATCTGGTGCTGGGTCTGCTGTGGCAGATCATCAAGATTGGTTTGTTTGCCGACATCGAGCTCAGCAGAAATGAAG CGCTGGCGGCACTACTGAGAGACGGCGAAACCTTGGAGGACTTGATGAAGTTGTCCCCAGAAGAACTGCTGCTCCGCTGGGCTAACTTCCACTTGGAGAATGCTGGCCAGCCAAGGATCAACAACTTCAGCTCTGACATCAAG GACTCCAAAGCCTACTTCCACCTCCTAAACCAGATCGCACCAAAAGGCACAGAGGAAAACCAGCCCTACATAGACGTCAACATGTCAGGTTACAAT GAGAGAGACGACTTGAAGAGGGCAGAAGCTATGCTGCAGCAGGCCGACAAGCTCGGCTGCCGACAGTTTGTCACCCCAAGCGACGTCGTCAGCGGGAATCCCAAACTCAATCTGGCCTTTGTGGCCAATCTGTTCAATAAATATCCTGCTCTGACCAAGCCTGAAAACACGGACATTGACTGGAACATGCTAGAAA ATGAAACAAGAGAGGAGCGAACATTCAGAAACTGGATGAACTCCCTGGGCGTCAACCCAAATGTCAATCATCTGTTTTT AGACCTACAGGATGCGTTGGTCATTCTCCAGCTCTATGAGAAGATTAGGGTGCATGTCGACTGGAATAACAAAGTCAACAGGCCGCCCTACCCCAAACTGGGCACCAACATGAAGAAG TTGGAGAACTGTAACTACGCTGTGGAACTGGGCAAAAAAGCCAATTTCTCCCTCGTCGGCATTGGTGGGCAGGACTTGAACGACGGCAATAATACGCTGACCCTGGCGCTGGTGTGGCAGCTAATGAGAAG GTACACATTGAATGTACTGGAGGGGCTGGGTGAAGGTCAGAAGGTCAATGATGACATCATTGTCAAGTGGGTCAACAAAACATTAGCAGACGCTGGAAAGAGGACCAAGATTTCAAGTTTTAAG GACAAAGAGATCAGCAGCAGTTTGGCTGTTCTCGAGCTGATCGACGCCATCCAGCCAGGCAGCATCCACAAGGAGCTAATTAAAACGAGCCAACTCTCTGAAGAAGACAAGCTAGAGAATGCCAA ATACGCCATCTCCATGGCGAGGAAAATTGGAGCGCGTGTTTACGCCCTGCCAGAGGACCTTGTGGAAGTCAATCCCAAAATGGTGATGACAGTTTTCGCATGCCTGATGGGCCGAGGGATGAACCGAGTCTAA